One genomic window of Solanum dulcamara chromosome 12, daSolDulc1.2, whole genome shotgun sequence includes the following:
- the LOC129877444 gene encoding ethylene-responsive transcription factor 3-like, with protein sequence MRRGRATPAVAAAVKPNGSGGLKEIKFRGVRKRPWGRFAAEIRDPWKKTRVWLGTFDSAEDAAKAYDAAARTLRGPKAKTNFPLPLYSNHHQFNQSVNPNNPLIDPRLYTQEAPIVCQRPTSSSMSSTVESFSGPRPPRQQTAVLPSTRKHPRSPPIVPDDCRSDCDSSSSVVDGDGDCEGDNDNIVSSSFRNPLPFDLNFPPPMDDLYANSNDLYCTALCL encoded by the coding sequence ATGAGGAGAGGCAGAGCAACTCCGGCGGTGGCGGCGGCGGTGAAGCCAAATGGATCTGGAGGATTGAAAGAGATTAAGTTTCGTGGAGTTAGAAAACGGCCATGGGGGAGATTTGCTGCAGAGATTAGAGATCCATGGAAGAAAACTAGGGTTTGGTTAGGTACTTTTGATTCAGCTGAAGATGCTGCTAAAGCTTATGATGCTGCAGCTCGTACACTTCGTGGGCCTAAAGCTAAAACTAATTTTCCTTTACCTCTGTATTCTAATCATCATCAGTTCAATCAATCTGTAAACCCTAATAATCCGTTAATTGACCCGAGATTGTACACACAAGAAGCTCCGATCGTTTGTCAAAGACCTACATCGAGCAGTATGAGTAGTACGGTGGAATCTTTCAGCGGGCCGAGACCGCCACGTCAGCAAACGGCGGTTTTGCCTTCGACTAGAAAACATCCTCGATCGCCGCCGATCGTGCCGGATGACTGCAGGAGTGATTGTGATTCGTCGTCTTCTGTTGTTGATGGTGATGGTGATTGTGAAGGTGACAATGACAACATTGTTTCATCGTCTTTCAGAAATCCACTGCCTTTCGATCTTAACTTTCCTCCGCCGATGGATGATCTTTATGCTAATTCAAATGACCTTTACTGCACAGCTCTATGTCTTTGA
- the LOC129876503 gene encoding uncharacterized protein LOC129876503, with protein sequence MCDNKKETLLNKNKEIERTVSNAYDELRSFRTWLKWMCVDQSDVFSACLSWFVFILLAVIVPCLSHFLLARDGSDAAHSRPYDNVVQLSLSCVAALSFVCLSRFVKKYGLRRFLFLDKLCDESETVRRGYTEQLNSSLKILFIFVLPCFAVECAYKIWWYSSGGTRIPFLGNVIVSDTVACILELSSWLYRTVVFFLVCILFRLICYLQILRLQDFAQVFHVDSDVESVLREHLRIRRHLRIISHRYRSFILWVLMFVTASQFASLLMTTRSTADLHIYKSGELALCSVSLLAGLMILLRSATRITHKAQSVTCLAAKWHVCATIDSFDSTEAETPISRATRDQVFPVCSEGSSDADDVGDEEDELDNTKFIHAYAYSTISFQKRQALVTYFENNRAGVTIYGFMLDRSSIHTIFGIELSLVLWLLGKTIGIS encoded by the exons aTGTGTGACAACAAGAAGGAAACTTTACTTAACAAAAACAAGGAAATTGAAAGAACAGTATCAAATGCTTACGACGAATTACGAAGTTTCAGAACATGGCTGAAATGGATGTGTGTTGATCAATCTGACGTATTTTCCGCTTGTCTATCTTGGTTTGTTTTTATACTATTGGCTGTAATCGTCCCTTGCCTTTCACATTTTCTTCTGGCAAGGGACGGTAGCGATGCTGCGCACAGTCGTCCTTATGACAACGTTGTGCAGCTGTCGCTTAGCTGTGTTGCTGCTCTGTCATTTGTTTGTCTTTCTCGATTTGTTAAGAAATATGGGCTGAGAAGGTTTTTGTTCCTTGATAAGCTTTGTGATGAGAGTGAAACAGTAAGAAGAGGCTACACTGAACAGCTCAAT AGCTCACTAAAGATCTTATTCATATTTGTCCTACCATGTTTTGCTGTTGAATGCGCGTACAAGATTTGGTGGTACAGCTCGGGTGGTACCCGAATCCCCTTTTTGGGCAACGTCATTGTGAGTGATACTGTCGCGTGCATTCTAGAGCTGAGTTCTTGGCTCTACAGGACGGTTGTGTTCTTCCTAGTTTGTATACTTTTCCGGTTGATATGTTACCTTCAAATTCTTCGACTACAAGATTTTGCTCAGGTCTTTCACGTGGATTCTGATGTTGAATCGGTGTTGAGAGAGCATTTGAGAATTAGGAGGCACTTAAGGATCATTAGCCATAGGTACCGATCATTCATCTTGTGGGTATTGATGTTCGTTACAGCAAGCCAATTTGCGTCCCTTCTCATGACTACACGTTCAACTGCAGATCTTCATATCTACAAAAGTGGTGAACTCGCG CTCTGCTCTGTCAGCCTTCTTGCTGGTCTCATGATACTGTTGAGAAGCGCAACCAGAATTACACACAAGGCTCAATCTGTAACGTGCCTTGCCGCCAAGTGGCACGTATGTGCAACTATAGACTCATTTGATTCGACTGAGGCTGAGACTCCAATTAGTCGAGCGACCCGTGACCAAGTTTTTCCTGTATGTTCTGAAGGATCATCTGATGCTGATGACGTTGGAGATGAAGAAGACGAGTTGGACAATACGAAATTCATCCATGCATATGCTTATAGCACAATTTCATTCCAGAAAAGACAGGCATTAG TGACATATTTTGAGAACAACAGAGCAGGAGTAACAATTTATGGATTCATGCTGGATAGAAGTTCTATTCACACCATATTTGGGATAGAATTGTCACTAGTGCTCTGGTTGCTGGGGAAAACCATTGGCATTTCTTGA
- the LOC129877093 gene encoding EH domain-containing protein 1-like — MEFDTCPINRCSKRNEKIYQEWFSSADSDGDGRLIGKDATSFLAMSNLPREDLKQVWATADSKRQGYLGFKEFITAMQLVSLAQAGHAVTSDFTNADVDFENLQLPTMEGLDGLLAKKKRVAKWVPDSNEAGSLSLSSRANWFSSSKSAKKVSVPSNYVTSIIDGLKKLYVKKLKPLEVAYHFSDFVSPLLANSDFDAKPMVMLLGQYSTGKTTFIKHLLRTSYPGANIGPEPTTDRFVVVMNGPDERSIPGNTIAVQADMPFSGLTTFGTAFLSKFECSQMPHPLLENITFVDTPGVLSGEKQRTQRSYEFTGVTSWFAAKCDLILLLFDPHKLDISDEFKRVIASLQGHDDKIRVVLNKADKVDTQQLMRVYGALMWSLGKVQNTPEVSRVYIGSFNDSPINEDLAEPLGKELFEKEQADLLTDIKNIPKKACDRRINEFVKRARAAKVHAYIISHLKKEMPAMMGKSKTQKRLIDNLADEFVKIQKEHHLPAGDFPNVEHFREILSGFSIDKFEKLKPKLIQAVDDMLGYDIPELLKNFKNPYDD; from the exons ATGGAGTTTGATACTTGTCCCATCAATCGCTGCTCCAAAAGGAACGAGAAGATTTATCAAGAATGGTTTAGTTCTGCTGATTCGG ATGGAGATGGACGTCTCATCGGAAAGGATGCCACCAGCTTCCTTGCGATGTCAAACTTGCCTCGTGAAGATCTCAAGCAG GTGTGGGCAACTGCAGATTCCAAACGGCAAGGATATCTTGGTTTCAAAGAGTTTATAACTGCAATGCAG TTGGTCTCGTTGGCTCAAGCTGGCCATGCAGTGACAAGTGATTTCACAAATGCTGACG TTGACTTTGAGAATTTGCAGCTACCTACAATGGAAGGTCTAGATGGACTTCTCGCT AAGAAGAAGCGTGTGGCCAAATGGGTACCTGACAGTAATG AAGCAGGCAGTCTTTCGCTATCTTCACGAGCTAATTGGTTTTCATCGTCAAAATCTGCAAAGAAGGTGAGT GTCCCTTCAAACTATGTCACATCAATAATTGATGGACTAAAGAAGTTGTACGTCAAAAAACTAAAGCCACTGGAAGTTGCATATCACTTCAGTGATTTTGTCTCTCCTTTATTG GCAAATAGTGATTTTGATGCCAAACCAATGGTGATGCTTTTGGGTCAATACTCCACTGGCAAAACAACCTTCATTAAGCATTTACTCAGAACCAGCTATCCAG GTGCTAATATTGGACCGGAGCCTACAACAGACAGATTTGTCGTCGTCATG AATGGACCTGATGAAAGAAGTATCCCAGGGAACACAATTGCTGTTCAAGCAGATATGCCGTTTAGTGGTCTGACAACTTTTGGAACAGCGTTTTTGTCAAAGTTTGAATGTTCTCAAATGCCGCATCCT CTGTTAGAGAATATTACATTTGTCGATACACCCGGAGTTTTATCAGGAGAAAAGCAACGAACACAGAGGAGCTATGAATTTACGGGGGTGACGTCCTGGTTTGCTGCTAAATGTGATCTCATTCTGCTATTATTTGATCCCCACAAACTTGATATTAGCGATGAATTCAAACGTGTGATTGCATCTCTTCAAGGACATGATGATAAGATTCGTGTGGTATTGAACAAGGCTGACAAAGTTGATACCCAACAA CTTATGAGGGTTTATGGAGCTTTGATGTGGTCTTTGGGTAAAGTTCAGAATACCCCTGAAGTTTCACGCGTCTACATAGG ATCATTTAATGACAGTCCTATAAATGAGGACCTCGCAGAGCCTTTGGGGAAAGAACTTTTTGAGAAGGAACAAGCTGATCTCCTTACAGACATTAAAAACATACCCAAAAAGGCTTGTGATCGCCGT ATAAATGAATTCGTAAAACGTGCTAGAGCTGCAAAGGTACACGCTTATATCATAAGTCATCTGAAAAAGGAGATGCCTGCTATGATGGGTAAATCGAAGACCCAAAAAAGACTGATCGATAACTTGGCAGATGAATTCGTAAAG ATTCAAAAAGAACACCATCTACCAGCTGGGGATTTTCCAAATGTTGAACATTTTAGAGAAATTCTGAGTGGTTTTAGCATTGACAAGTTTGAGAAATTGAAACCCAAGTTGATACAAGCTGTTGATGACATGCTTGGTTATGACATCCCTGAACTtctcaaaaatttcaagaatccTTACGACGACTAA
- the LOC129876959 gene encoding transcription initiation factor TFIID subunit 6-like translates to MSIVLKETIEVISQSIGVSNLSADVLPALAVDVEYRIREIMQEAIKCMHHSKRTTLSTDDVDAALSLRGVEPIYGFASGDPLRFRRAAGYKDLFYIEEKDVEFKDVIGAPLPKAPLDAAVVAHWLAIEGVQPAIPENPPPEALAMPSDNRNTEYKEDGVPVDIKVPVKHVLSRELQLYYEKIKDLTVNRSNPLLFKEALRSLATDSGIHPVVPYFTYFVFDEVSRNLNNFPLLFALMRLVWSLFQNTQIHIEPYLHQLMPSIMTCLVAKRLGKRLSDNHWELRDFSATLVALICKRYGSVYRNLQPRVTRTLLHVFLDPTKALPQHYGAIQGLAALGPGVVRLLVLPNLEAYLQLLEPEMQLEKQKNEMKRLEAWRVYGALMCAAGLCIYERFKLLPASLSPSTRTFLKSKWKISTTLSSKRKASLDNMMTQPPPKRLMTDGPTGSMTANSLPVSTQGPAVGYAVTLGVTETGVSSAPHGLQHNENMLRTSGRRDMTAGQGQKTSVALDQAWKEDLDATRLLPSLFECFGERMFSFTPSPELSLFL, encoded by the exons ATGAGCATTGTACTGAAGGAGACAATAGAAGTGATATCACAAAGTATCGGTGTTAGCAATTTATCAGCAGATGTCTTGCCTGCTCTCGCCGTCGATGTTGAATACCGTATTCGAGAGATTATGCAG GAAGCTATTAAATGTATGCATCATTCGAAGAGAACTACGTTATCTACTGATGATGTGGATGCTGCACTCAGCTTGAGAGGTGTAGAG CCAATATATGGTTTTGCCTCAGGAGATCCGTTAAGGTTCAGGAGAGCGGCTGGATATAAGGATTTGTTCTACATTGAAGAGAAGGATGTAGAATTCAAAGAT GTGATCGGAGCTCCTTTACCGAAAGCACCGCTAGACGCTGCTGTTGTTGCCCATTGGTTAGCTATAGAAGGAGTACAACCTGCTATTCCTGAAAACCCTCCCCCTGAAG CCTTAGCTATGCCGTCTGATAATAGAAATACTGAGTATAAGGAGGATGGAGTTCCTGTTGATATTAAAGTACCTGTTAAGCATGTCCTATCGCGTGAGCTCCAG ctctactatgaaaaaattaaagatcttaCTGTGAATAGATCTAATCCCCTTCTCTTTAAAGAAGCTCTACGAAGCTTAGCAACAGACTCAGGGATTCATCCTGTAGTTCCTTACTTCACATATTTTGTTTTTGATGAG GTTTCTCGGAATTTGAACAATTTTCCTCTCCTTTTCGCTTTGATGCGGCTAGTCTGGAGCCTTTTCCAAAATACACAAATACATATTGAACCATAT CTGCACCAATTGATGCCTTCTATAATGACGTGCCTTGTTGCAAAAAGGTTGGGAAAGAGATTATCTGACAATCATTGGGAACTTAGGGACTTCTCAGCAACGTTGGTTGCTTTAATATGCAAGAG ATATGGTAGTGTGTATCGCAATCTCCAGCCACGTGTGACCAGGACTTTGCTGCATGTTTTTCTGGATCCAACTAAGGCGCTGCCACAACATTATGGAGCAATTCAAGGACTAGCAGCTCTTGGACCTGGTGTG GTTCGCCTACTTGTGCTGCCAAATCTTGAGGCTTATTTACAATTACTGGAGCCCGAAATGCAGCTCGAGAAgcaaaaaaatgaaatgaagagGCTTGAAGCTTGGCGTGTATATGGAGCCTTGATG TGTGCTGCTGGTTTATGCATCTATGAGCGCTTCAAGTTGCTTCCTGCTTCACTATCTCCATCTACTCGCACATTCCTGAAGAGTAAATGGAAAATCTCAACTACATTGTCAA GCAAACGCAAAGCAAGCCTGGACAACATGATGACACAGCCTCCACCCAAGAGATTAATGACAGATGGTCCAACAGGTTCAATGACGGCAAATTCTCTGCCAGTAAGCACGCAAGGACCAGCTGTTGGATATGCTGTAACCCTAGGGGTTACAGAAACTGGTGTATCTTCAGCACCACATGGTTTGCAGCACAATGAGAATATGCTGAGAACCAGTGGTAGAAGGGATATGACTGCTGGTCAAGGTCAAAAAACGTCGGTTGCTCTTGATCAGGCCTGGAAGGAAGATCTAGATGCCACACGTTTGTTGCCATCTCTGTTTGAATGTTTTGGTGAAAGGATGTTTTCCTTTACCCCTTCACCTGAGCTTTCTCTCTTTCTGTGA